In Mixophyes fleayi isolate aMixFle1 chromosome 4, aMixFle1.hap1, whole genome shotgun sequence, the following proteins share a genomic window:
- the ARFGAP3 gene encoding ADP-ribosylation factor GTPase-activating protein 3 isoform X1 produces MSEPHKQDITAIFKRLRFIPTNKACFDCGAKNPSWASITYGVFLCIDCSGTHRSLGVHLSFIRSTELDSNWSWFQLRCMQVGGNANATVFFRQHGCTTNDTNAKYNSRAAHLYREKIKSLATQATRKHGTDLWIDGSGAPPLSPQQKEEDFFASHVEVSNADWEEPQVPFESLIENTPSFTDDKEVSGEADVGPSVDCLSMSPKAALADSGNLLSAGSNTPTKDIGSIIKKKPGPAKKGLGAKKGGLGAQKVSSKSFSEIEKHAQAADKIKEQQKVTSSKRTEEPVVASLRLAYKELEIQKQKDDEKMKNMPAKKKAEAERLGMGFGNRSGISHSVLSEMQTIEQEAPKVGKSKKIYQEEEPEDFLFVSSRSRYREDPPEPVSSSFLNWEDQSDDFWKKDTSSNDFDTTLSSKITSYDERPTTRRKHDLEPAAVTDDAQKKFGNAKSISSDMYFGKQDNADYETRARLDRLSGSASISSADLFDDQKKQSPANYNLSNVLPSAPDMANFKQGVKSVAGRLSVLANGVMTTIQDRYGS; encoded by the exons ATGAGTGAGCCCCACAAGCAGGATATCACAGCCATCTTCAAGCGGCTCCGCTTCATCCCCACTAACAAG GCCTGCTTTGACTGTGGGGCCAAGAACCCCAGCTGGGCCAGCATCACCTATGGGGTCTTCTTGTGTATTGACTGCTCAGGGACACACAGATCTCTCGGAGTTCACTTAAGTTTTATCAG ATCAACCGAACTGGATTCAAACTGGTCGTGGTTTCAGCTGCGCTGCATGCAAGTAGGAGGGAATGCCAACGCG ACCGTCTTCTTTCGACAACATGGCTGCACCACGAACGATACAAATGCCAAATACAACAGCCGGGCGGCTCATCTCTACAGAGAGAAGATTAAATCCCTCGCAACACAGGCAACTAGGAAACACGGCACTGAT CTTTGGATTGATGGGAGCGGTGCACCCCCACTGTCACCCCAACAAAAGGAAGAGGATTTCTTTGCATCACACGTAGAG GTCAGTAATGCCGACTGGGAAGAGCCTCAGGTTCCGTTTGAATCTTTAATAGAGAACACTCCGTCCTTCACTGATGACAAAGAAG TTTCAGGTGAAGCAGACGTTGGGCCGAGCGTGGACTGCCTCAGTATGTCTCCGAAGGCCGCACTAG CTGATTCAGGGAATTTGTTATCTGCAGGAAGCAACACACCTACCAAAG ATATCGGCTCAATCATCAAGAAAAAGCCAGGCCCAGCGAAGAAGGGG CTTGGTGCTAAGAAAGGGGGTCTGGGGGCCCAGAAAGTGAGCAGCAAGAGCTTCAGTGAGATCGAGAAGCACGCCCAGGCTGCAGATAAGATAAAGGAGCAGCAGAAGGTGACCAGCAGTAAGAGGACGGAGGAGCCTGT TGTTGCGTCTCTGCGTCTGGCTTACAAGGAGCTGGAGATCCAAAAACAGAAAGATGAtgagaaaatgaaaaacatgCCGGCTAAGAAGAAGGCGGAAGCTGAGCGACTCGGGATGGGTTTTGGCAACCGCAG CGGGATCTCACATTCTGTACTTTCTGAAATGCAAACCATTGAACAAGAGGCACCAAAGGTCGGCAAATCCAAAAAGATTTACCAAGAGGAGGAACCAGAGGACTTCCTGTTCGTTTCCTCTCGGTCTCG ATACCGGGAGGATCCACCTGAGCCGGTCAGCAGTTCATTTCTAAATTGGGAAGATCAGTCAGATGATTTCTGGAAGAAGGATACATCCAGCAATGACTTTGATACGACCTTGAGCTCAAAAATAACCAGTTATGATGAAAG ACCGACCACTCGCCGTAAACATGACCTAGAACCAGCCGCGGTTACAGATGACGCCCAGAAAAAGTTTGGAAACGCAAAGTCTATTTCTTCAGACATGTATTTTGGAAAACAAGACAATGCCGAT TACGAGACGAGAGCCCGTCTGGACCGGCTCTCCGGGAGCGCGTCCATCAGCTCCGCCGACTTGTTTGATGATCAGAAGAAACAGTCTCCAG CAAATTACAATCTGTCCAACGTCCTGCCTTCAGCCCCTGATATGGCGAACTTCAAACAGGGCGTGAAATCTGTGGCGGGGAGACTCTCTGTACTGGCCAATGGAGTAATGACGACGATTCAG GACCGATATGGATCCTAA
- the ARFGAP3 gene encoding ADP-ribosylation factor GTPase-activating protein 3 isoform X2: MSEPHKQDITAIFKRLRFIPTNKACFDCGAKNPSWASITYGVFLCIDCSGTHRSLGVHLSFIRSTELDSNWSWFQLRCMQVGGNANATVFFRQHGCTTNDTNAKYNSRAAHLYREKIKSLATQATRKHGTDLWIDGSGAPPLSPQQKEEDFFASHVEVSNADWEEPQVPFESLIENTPSFTDDKEVSGEADVGPSVDCLSMSPKAALDIGSIIKKKPGPAKKGLGAKKGGLGAQKVSSKSFSEIEKHAQAADKIKEQQKVTSSKRTEEPVVASLRLAYKELEIQKQKDDEKMKNMPAKKKAEAERLGMGFGNRSGISHSVLSEMQTIEQEAPKVGKSKKIYQEEEPEDFLFVSSRSRYREDPPEPVSSSFLNWEDQSDDFWKKDTSSNDFDTTLSSKITSYDERPTTRRKHDLEPAAVTDDAQKKFGNAKSISSDMYFGKQDNADYETRARLDRLSGSASISSADLFDDQKKQSPANYNLSNVLPSAPDMANFKQGVKSVAGRLSVLANGVMTTIQDRYGS, encoded by the exons ATGAGTGAGCCCCACAAGCAGGATATCACAGCCATCTTCAAGCGGCTCCGCTTCATCCCCACTAACAAG GCCTGCTTTGACTGTGGGGCCAAGAACCCCAGCTGGGCCAGCATCACCTATGGGGTCTTCTTGTGTATTGACTGCTCAGGGACACACAGATCTCTCGGAGTTCACTTAAGTTTTATCAG ATCAACCGAACTGGATTCAAACTGGTCGTGGTTTCAGCTGCGCTGCATGCAAGTAGGAGGGAATGCCAACGCG ACCGTCTTCTTTCGACAACATGGCTGCACCACGAACGATACAAATGCCAAATACAACAGCCGGGCGGCTCATCTCTACAGAGAGAAGATTAAATCCCTCGCAACACAGGCAACTAGGAAACACGGCACTGAT CTTTGGATTGATGGGAGCGGTGCACCCCCACTGTCACCCCAACAAAAGGAAGAGGATTTCTTTGCATCACACGTAGAG GTCAGTAATGCCGACTGGGAAGAGCCTCAGGTTCCGTTTGAATCTTTAATAGAGAACACTCCGTCCTTCACTGATGACAAAGAAG TTTCAGGTGAAGCAGACGTTGGGCCGAGCGTGGACTGCCTCAGTATGTCTCCGAAGGCCGCACTAG ATATCGGCTCAATCATCAAGAAAAAGCCAGGCCCAGCGAAGAAGGGG CTTGGTGCTAAGAAAGGGGGTCTGGGGGCCCAGAAAGTGAGCAGCAAGAGCTTCAGTGAGATCGAGAAGCACGCCCAGGCTGCAGATAAGATAAAGGAGCAGCAGAAGGTGACCAGCAGTAAGAGGACGGAGGAGCCTGT TGTTGCGTCTCTGCGTCTGGCTTACAAGGAGCTGGAGATCCAAAAACAGAAAGATGAtgagaaaatgaaaaacatgCCGGCTAAGAAGAAGGCGGAAGCTGAGCGACTCGGGATGGGTTTTGGCAACCGCAG CGGGATCTCACATTCTGTACTTTCTGAAATGCAAACCATTGAACAAGAGGCACCAAAGGTCGGCAAATCCAAAAAGATTTACCAAGAGGAGGAACCAGAGGACTTCCTGTTCGTTTCCTCTCGGTCTCG ATACCGGGAGGATCCACCTGAGCCGGTCAGCAGTTCATTTCTAAATTGGGAAGATCAGTCAGATGATTTCTGGAAGAAGGATACATCCAGCAATGACTTTGATACGACCTTGAGCTCAAAAATAACCAGTTATGATGAAAG ACCGACCACTCGCCGTAAACATGACCTAGAACCAGCCGCGGTTACAGATGACGCCCAGAAAAAGTTTGGAAACGCAAAGTCTATTTCTTCAGACATGTATTTTGGAAAACAAGACAATGCCGAT TACGAGACGAGAGCCCGTCTGGACCGGCTCTCCGGGAGCGCGTCCATCAGCTCCGCCGACTTGTTTGATGATCAGAAGAAACAGTCTCCAG CAAATTACAATCTGTCCAACGTCCTGCCTTCAGCCCCTGATATGGCGAACTTCAAACAGGGCGTGAAATCTGTGGCGGGGAGACTCTCTGTACTGGCCAATGGAGTAATGACGACGATTCAG GACCGATATGGATCCTAA